A window from Natranaerovirga hydrolytica encodes these proteins:
- the carB gene encoding carbamoyl-phosphate synthase large subunit codes for MPRDTRIKKVLVLGSGPIIIGQAAEFDYSGTQACQALKEEGIETVLLNSNPATIMTDKEVADKVYIEPLTVEFAEKIIAKERPDSILAGVGGQTGLNLAVELHDNKILEKYNVKVIGTPIAAIKEGEDRDDFKRLMERINQPTPPSKIVTTMEDGVDFAQSIGYPVVVRPAYTLGGTGGGIADDKEELKEILAQGLQLSRVGQVLLEKSIKGWKEIEYEVIRDSAGNCITVCNMENIDPVGVHTGDSIVVAPSQTLSDIEYQMLRKASIDIINAVGIEGGCNVQLALNPDNFDYAVIEINPRVSRSSALASKATGYPIAKVSTKIALGYNLDEIENDVTKKTKACFEPTLDYCVIKIPKWPFDKFRRAKKVLGTKMMATGEVMAIGNNFEAALLKAVRSLEIGQYSLYHKKAATRSLEELKRRVQIPDDERLFDLAEMLRRFYRVDKVCKITGMDPFFVNKIKKIVDEEEKLRQIGFENLDKEWLKTLKVKGFSDKGIADFIGCSSEDIYNKRKEYGILPVYKMVDTCGGEFEAISPYYYSTYDIYDEVEVSDRRKIMVLGSGPIRIGQGIEFDYCSVHSILALRKKGIETIIVNNNPETVSTDFDIADKLYFEPLTEEDTLNIIEKEKPEGVVLQFGGQTAIKLANFLREKGIKILGTSPVDIDAAEDREKFDALLEKFDVDRPKGVGVWSLEEGLEKGDEIGYPALVRPSYVLGGQGMEITYNKQELEQYLVQAFEKEDNQSVLIDKYLTGKEIEVDAICDGEDILIPGIMEHLEKAGVHSGDSISIYPPRNITQEIKDKILEVTKKMAVALNVIGMINIQFIEAEGKLYIIEVNPRSSRTVPYISKVTGVPIIDLATSVMLGEKLKDLGYGKGLYPEKENYAIKVPVFSTQKLPDVEVSLGPEMKSTGEVLGIGKTFEEALYKGFVGAGIPMPKKNGTILVTIKPEDQERFAKLAKELDQLDYQFVATEGTAKRLEASGLKVKQVKKINEGVPNILDLVRSGMVDIVINTPTKANDARRDGFMIRRAAIESSVPVLTSLDTAEGLLDTLKAKLDESTLDVYDIANNI; via the coding sequence ATGCCAAGAGATACACGTATTAAAAAAGTATTAGTATTAGGTTCAGGACCAATTATAATTGGTCAAGCAGCAGAATTTGATTATTCAGGAACACAAGCTTGTCAAGCACTTAAAGAAGAAGGAATTGAAACGGTTTTATTAAATAGTAATCCTGCCACTATTATGACGGATAAAGAAGTTGCAGATAAAGTATATATTGAACCATTAACAGTAGAATTTGCTGAAAAAATTATAGCAAAAGAAAGACCAGATAGTATTCTTGCCGGTGTTGGTGGACAAACAGGTCTTAACTTAGCAGTGGAATTACATGATAATAAAATATTAGAAAAATACAATGTTAAAGTTATAGGAACACCTATTGCAGCCATTAAAGAGGGAGAAGACAGAGACGATTTCAAAAGATTAATGGAACGTATCAATCAGCCTACGCCTCCAAGTAAAATTGTTACGACCATGGAAGATGGTGTTGATTTTGCTCAAAGTATTGGCTATCCAGTAGTGGTTCGACCAGCTTACACATTAGGTGGTACAGGTGGTGGTATAGCAGATGACAAAGAAGAATTGAAAGAAATATTAGCTCAAGGTCTACAACTGAGTCGTGTTGGACAAGTTTTGCTGGAAAAATCAATAAAAGGTTGGAAAGAAATTGAATATGAAGTCATTAGAGACTCAGCAGGCAACTGTATTACGGTATGTAATATGGAAAATATTGACCCTGTAGGCGTACATACAGGTGATAGTATAGTGGTAGCGCCGTCACAAACCTTATCAGATATAGAGTATCAAATGTTAAGAAAGGCTTCAATTGACATTATTAACGCAGTTGGTATCGAAGGTGGATGTAATGTTCAGTTAGCTCTTAATCCAGATAATTTCGATTATGCGGTTATAGAAATTAACCCTAGAGTAAGCCGTTCATCTGCTTTGGCATCAAAAGCAACAGGCTATCCCATAGCAAAAGTATCGACAAAAATAGCATTAGGATACAACTTAGATGAAATTGAAAACGATGTTACCAAAAAAACGAAAGCTTGTTTTGAACCCACATTAGATTACTGTGTCATAAAAATACCAAAATGGCCTTTTGACAAATTTAGAAGAGCTAAAAAAGTATTAGGAACAAAAATGATGGCAACAGGTGAAGTTATGGCAATTGGCAATAACTTTGAAGCCGCTTTACTAAAAGCAGTAAGATCTCTTGAAATTGGTCAGTACAGCTTATATCATAAAAAAGCAGCAACAAGGTCATTAGAAGAATTAAAAAGAAGAGTACAAATACCAGATGATGAACGTTTATTTGACTTAGCAGAGATGTTAAGAAGATTTTATAGAGTGGATAAAGTGTGTAAAATAACAGGAATGGACCCTTTCTTTGTGAATAAAATCAAAAAAATAGTAGATGAAGAAGAAAAACTACGTCAAATAGGTTTTGAGAATTTAGATAAAGAATGGCTGAAAACCTTAAAAGTCAAAGGATTCTCTGATAAGGGCATTGCAGATTTTATAGGATGTAGCAGTGAAGACATTTACAATAAAAGAAAAGAATATGGCATTTTACCAGTGTACAAAATGGTTGATACTTGTGGTGGAGAATTTGAAGCCATTTCGCCATATTACTACTCCACATATGATATCTATGATGAAGTAGAAGTCAGTGATAGAAGAAAAATTATGGTATTAGGATCAGGTCCTATTCGAATTGGTCAAGGAATAGAATTTGATTATTGTTCTGTTCATAGTATATTAGCTCTTAGAAAAAAAGGTATCGAAACCATTATTGTAAATAACAATCCAGAAACAGTTAGTACAGACTTTGATATTGCAGATAAGCTATACTTTGAACCCCTTACAGAAGAAGATACCCTTAATATTATAGAAAAAGAAAAGCCAGAAGGCGTTGTATTACAATTCGGTGGACAAACAGCAATCAAATTAGCAAACTTTTTAAGGGAAAAAGGCATCAAAATATTAGGAACAAGTCCAGTAGATATAGACGCAGCAGAAGATAGAGAAAAATTCGATGCCCTTTTAGAAAAGTTTGATGTGGATAGACCAAAAGGTGTAGGGGTATGGTCTCTTGAAGAAGGGCTTGAAAAAGGTGACGAAATTGGTTATCCTGCACTGGTTAGACCATCGTATGTACTGGGTGGACAAGGTATGGAGATTACTTATAATAAACAAGAATTAGAACAATACCTGGTACAAGCCTTTGAAAAAGAAGACAATCAATCTGTGCTTATAGACAAATATTTAACAGGTAAAGAAATTGAAGTCGATGCCATATGTGATGGGGAAGATATTCTAATACCTGGAATAATGGAACATTTAGAAAAAGCAGGTGTGCATTCAGGCGATAGTATATCCATTTACCCACCTAGAAATATTACGCAAGAAATAAAAGATAAAATTTTAGAAGTAACCAAAAAAATGGCAGTGGCTTTAAATGTTATCGGAATGATTAACATACAATTTATTGAAGCAGAAGGCAAGCTATACATTATAGAAGTGAATCCTAGATCCTCTAGAACAGTACCTTATATTAGCAAAGTAACAGGTGTGCCAATTATAGATTTGGCAACTTCAGTAATGCTTGGAGAAAAATTAAAAGACTTAGGGTATGGAAAAGGTTTGTATCCTGAAAAAGAAAACTATGCCATTAAAGTACCTGTATTTTCTACACAAAAGTTACCAGATGTAGAAGTGAGTTTAGGACCAGAAATGAAATCCACTGGAGAAGTATTAGGAATTGGTAAAACATTTGAAGAAGCATTATATAAAGGTTTTGTTGGAGCAGGTATACCAATGCCAAAGAAAAATGGTACAATATTAGTAACCATTAAACCAGAAGACCAAGAACGATTTGCAAAATTAGCAAAAGAATTAGACCAACTAGACTATCAATTTGTGGCAACAGAAGGTACAGCAAAAAGATTAGAAGCTTCAGGACTAAAAGTTAAACAAGTTAAAAAAATCAATGAAGGTGTACCTAACATTTTAGATTTAGTGAGAAGTGGCATGGTAGATATTGTCATCAATACACCAACAAAAGCCAATGATGCTAGAAGAGATGGGTTTATGATAAGAAGAGCAGCAATAGAAAGTTCAGTACCCGTCTTAACGTCTTTAGATACAGCAGAAGGATTGTTAGATACATTAAAAGCAAAATTAGATGAAAGCACCTTAGACGTATACGATATTGCCAATAATATATAA
- a CDS encoding carbamoyl phosphate synthase small subunit — translation MKAQLILENGTVFEGKAFGYMKETIGEVVFNTSMTGYQEVLTDPSYYGQIVTMTYPLIGNYGINLDDIESDSIKVKGFIVRERCDSPNNFRCEFELDDYLKQNKVMGIEGIDTRALTKMIRNQGTMKGIITVRELTESQIATKFKAFHNTQAVEMVSTKEMVTYEGNGPHIGIMDFGIKNDIVKAFRDRGCQLTIFPAFTKAEELLKHDLDAVFLSNGPGDPKDIISVIEEIKKVIGKKPIEGICLGHQLIALALDGDTEKLKFGHRGGNHPVKNLKTNHIMITSQNHGYVVKGDSLPENVDVTHINLNDGSIEGLKHKELPIYSIQFHPEAGPGPTDTAHIFDEFLNLIKENC, via the coding sequence ATGAAAGCGCAACTTATCCTAGAAAATGGAACGGTTTTTGAAGGTAAAGCCTTTGGATATATGAAAGAAACAATTGGTGAAGTCGTCTTTAATACAAGTATGACAGGGTATCAAGAAGTACTAACAGATCCTTCTTATTATGGACAAATTGTAACGATGACTTACCCTTTAATCGGTAACTATGGTATCAACTTAGACGATATCGAATCGGATTCTATTAAAGTAAAAGGGTTTATTGTTAGAGAAAGATGTGACTCTCCAAATAATTTTAGATGTGAATTTGAATTAGACGATTATTTAAAACAAAATAAAGTAATGGGTATTGAAGGGATTGATACAAGAGCTTTAACAAAAATGATTAGAAATCAAGGGACAATGAAAGGTATAATAACCGTTAGAGAATTAACTGAAAGTCAAATAGCAACAAAGTTTAAAGCCTTTCATAATACCCAAGCTGTAGAAATGGTATCCACAAAAGAAATGGTAACATATGAAGGCAACGGTCCACACATTGGTATTATGGACTTTGGTATAAAGAATGATATTGTAAAAGCTTTTAGAGATAGAGGGTGTCAATTAACGATATTCCCTGCGTTTACTAAGGCAGAAGAATTATTAAAACATGACTTGGATGCGGTGTTCTTATCCAATGGTCCAGGAGATCCAAAAGATATTATAAGTGTTATTGAGGAAATTAAAAAGGTTATTGGTAAAAAACCAATAGAAGGTATTTGTTTAGGTCATCAACTGATTGCATTAGCTTTAGATGGGGACACAGAAAAGTTGAAATTTGGACACAGAGGTGGCAATCATCCAGTTAAAAATCTTAAGACCAATCATATTATGATTACTTCACAAAATCACGGTTATGTGGTAAAAGGGGATTCACTACCAGAAAATGTAGATGTTACCCACATTAATTTAAATGACGGCTCAATAGAAGGCTTAAAGCATAAGGAATTACCGATTTATAGCATACAATTTCATCCAGAAGCAGGACCGGGTCCTACAGATACAGCACACATATTTGATGAATTTTTAAATTTAATCAAAGAAAATTGTTAA
- the pyrF gene encoding orotidine-5'-phosphate decarboxylase encodes MMNQLIDKIKKQNSPIVVGLDPKLNFVPSFIKEKAFKAYGKTNEGVAEAFYQFNKDIIDHIYDEVPAVKPQIAMYEQYGIEGIIAYQKTVNYAKEKGLVVIGDIKRGDISSTAEAYAIGHLGQSNIEGNKERAFKNDFITINPYMGYDTIKPFLDVCKEESKGLFILVKTSNPSSGDFQDLKVGDNYLYEQVAMKVDEWGREHMGQDYSYVGAVVGATYPEVGKKLRKLMPKTYFLVPGYGAQGGKAEDMANYFNEDGLGAIINSSRGVIAAYQKDSYQQFKEEDFALASRQAVLDMKKDLSNAL; translated from the coding sequence ATGATGAATCAACTAATTGATAAGATAAAAAAACAAAATAGTCCAATTGTGGTGGGACTGGATCCAAAGCTTAACTTTGTACCTTCATTTATAAAAGAAAAAGCATTTAAAGCATATGGTAAAACCAATGAAGGGGTAGCAGAAGCATTTTACCAATTTAATAAAGACATTATTGACCACATATATGATGAAGTACCAGCCGTAAAACCTCAAATTGCAATGTATGAACAATACGGTATTGAAGGTATCATTGCCTATCAAAAAACAGTAAACTATGCAAAAGAAAAAGGTTTAGTGGTTATTGGAGATATTAAAAGAGGTGATATATCTTCAACTGCAGAGGCATATGCTATAGGACATTTAGGTCAATCCAATATAGAAGGCAACAAAGAAAGAGCATTTAAAAATGACTTTATAACCATTAATCCATATATGGGTTATGATACCATTAAGCCATTTTTAGATGTGTGTAAAGAAGAAAGCAAAGGGTTATTTATTCTGGTAAAAACATCTAACCCAAGCAGTGGTGATTTTCAAGATTTAAAAGTTGGCGACAATTATTTATACGAACAAGTGGCCATGAAAGTGGATGAATGGGGAAGAGAGCATATGGGGCAAGACTATAGTTATGTAGGTGCCGTTGTAGGCGCTACTTATCCAGAGGTCGGTAAAAAACTTAGAAAACTAATGCCAAAAACGTATTTTTTAGTGCCAGGATATGGTGCTCAAGGTGGAAAAGCAGAAGATATGGCAAACTACTTTAATGAAGACGGATTAGGTGCCATAATTAATTCTTCAAGAGGCGTTATAGCCGCGTATCAAAAAGACTCATACCAACAATTTAAAGAAGAAGATTTTGCATTGGCATCAAGACAAGCCGTATTAGATATGAAAAAAGATTTAAGCAATGCATTGTAA